A window of Enoplosus armatus isolate fEnoArm2 chromosome 3, fEnoArm2.hap1, whole genome shotgun sequence contains these coding sequences:
- the tusc2a gene encoding tumor suppressor 2, mitochondrial calcium regulator a, which translates to MGGSGSKAKGVWPFSGSGAGGDSASDGHEQSVARLKGSRNATPFVFTRRSSLYYDEDGDLAHEFYEETVVTKNGRKKSKLKRIQKNLIPQGIVKLDHPCIHVDFPIVLCEV; encoded by the exons ATGGGAGGAAGCGGATCCAAAGCCAAAGGTGTCTGGCCTTTCTCAGGCAGTGGAGCTGGAGGCGATTCAGCCAGTGATGGGCACGAGCAGTCTGTGGCCCGTCTCAAAGGTTCCAGAAATGCAACACCATTTGTTTTTACCAGGAGGAG TTCTTTGTACTATGACGAGGACGGCGACCTTGCCCATGAATTCTATGAAGAGACGGTGGTGAcaaaaaatggcagaaaaaagtCCAAGTTGAAGAGGATTCAGAAAAACCTGATTCCACAG GGAATTGTGAAGCTCGACCACCCCTGTATTCATGTAGATTTCCCCATCGTCCTCTGTGAGGTGTGA
- the LOC139282602 gene encoding ras association domain-containing protein 1-like isoform X1, translating into MSWGEFIELRDLRLSREQIELTGTRTPCSPPRLERANALRISPGKVPDLLSRVGIIRVLSSTLDPQLTEEKGEGHNFQPCSHAQPTWCDLCGDFIWGLYKQSLRCVNCRFTCHYRCRALIRLDCSWDRGSVADHTCVVEHTIETDTNVDEQIEWGKQELTTADIQQKVKEYNAQINSNLFMNMNKDGSYTGFIKVQFKLVRPVSVPPPKKGGHDAGGRRASGVKRRTSFYLPKDASKHLHISSRTSAREVIEALLKKFTVVDNPGKFALFERSERHDQVYVRKLSDDERPLRLRLCAGPNEKVLSFVLKENETGEVNWHAFSMPELKNFMRILQREEEEHVKQIVQRYALARTKMQEALAGSTPG; encoded by the exons ATGTCTTGGGGGGAGTTCATCGAGCTCCGAGACCTGAGGCTCAGCAGAGAGCAGATAGAACTGACTGGCACACGTACGCCCTGCTCGCCTCCACGCCTGGAGAGAGCCAACGCCCTGAGGATCAGCCCGGGGAAGGTCCCAGACCTGCTGAGCCGTGTGGGCATCATCAGAGTCCTGAGCAGCACCCTGGACCCCCAGCTCACcgaggagaagggagagggacACAACTTCCAGCCCTGCAGCCACGCTCAGCCCACTTGGTGTGACCTGTGTGGAGACTTCATCTGGGGCCTGTACAAGCAGAGCCTGCGGTGTGTCA ATTGTAGATTCACATGCCACTACCGCTGTCGAGCCCTGATCCGGTTGGACTGCAGCTGGGACCGAGGCTCTGTGGCCGACCACACGTGTGTTGTGGAGCACACCAtagaaacagacacaaatgtg GATGAACAAATTGAATGGGGAAAGCAGGAGTTGACGACTGCAGATATTCAGCAGAAGGTGAAGGAATACAATGCTCAAATCAACAGCAATCTGTTCATGAACATG aACAAGGATGGTTCCTACACTGGCTTCATAAAGGTGCAGTTCAAGTTGGTGCGGCCTGTGTCAGTTCCACCTCCAAAGAAAGGAGGTCACGAtgctggagggaggagggctAGCGGAGTGAAGCGCCGCACCTCTTTCTACCTGCCAAAGGATGCATCCAAGCACCTGCACATAAGCTCCCGCACATCTGCTCGCGAGGTCATCGAGGCTCTGTTGAAAAAGTTTACTGTGGTAGACAATCCTGGAAAGTTTGCTCTGTTTGAGCGTAGCGAGCGCCATGACCAAG TATATGTTCGCAAGCTGTCTGATGATGAGCGTCCCCTCCGCCTGCGTCTGTGTGCTGGGCCCAATGAGAAAGTCCTCAGTTTTGTTCTGAAAGAGAATGAAACTGGAGAAGTCAAC TGGCATGCCTTCTCCATGCCTGAGTTGAAGAACTTCATGCGCATTCTGCAGCGTGAAGAGGAGGAACACGTCAAGCAGATAGTGCAGCGGTACGCTCTGGCCCGCACTAAGATGCAGGAGGCTCTGGCTGGCTCGACCCCCGGCTGA
- the LOC139282602 gene encoding ras association domain-containing protein 1-like isoform X2: protein MTNAATSSDKTPSFEMTWGSSTSSGYCSEEDPDSEFEQYFTARTSFFPKTRKANVNANVNVKQDEQIEWGKQELTTADIQQKVKEYNAQINSNLFMNMNKDGSYTGFIKVQFKLVRPVSVPPPKKGGHDAGGRRASGVKRRTSFYLPKDASKHLHISSRTSAREVIEALLKKFTVVDNPGKFALFERSERHDQVYVRKLSDDERPLRLRLCAGPNEKVLSFVLKENETGEVNWHAFSMPELKNFMRILQREEEEHVKQIVQRYALARTKMQEALAGSTPG, encoded by the exons ATGACAAACGCGGCTACTAGTTCAGACAAAACTCCCTCCTTCGAGATGACTTGGGGCAGCTCCACCAGCAGCGGCTACTGCAGCGAGGAGGACCCCGACTCCGAGTTTGAGCAGTACTTCACCGCCCGGACATCTTTCTTCCCCAAAACCCGGAAAGCTAACGTTAATGCTAACGTTAACGTAAAGCAG GATGAACAAATTGAATGGGGAAAGCAGGAGTTGACGACTGCAGATATTCAGCAGAAGGTGAAGGAATACAATGCTCAAATCAACAGCAATCTGTTCATGAACATG aACAAGGATGGTTCCTACACTGGCTTCATAAAGGTGCAGTTCAAGTTGGTGCGGCCTGTGTCAGTTCCACCTCCAAAGAAAGGAGGTCACGAtgctggagggaggagggctAGCGGAGTGAAGCGCCGCACCTCTTTCTACCTGCCAAAGGATGCATCCAAGCACCTGCACATAAGCTCCCGCACATCTGCTCGCGAGGTCATCGAGGCTCTGTTGAAAAAGTTTACTGTGGTAGACAATCCTGGAAAGTTTGCTCTGTTTGAGCGTAGCGAGCGCCATGACCAAG TATATGTTCGCAAGCTGTCTGATGATGAGCGTCCCCTCCGCCTGCGTCTGTGTGCTGGGCCCAATGAGAAAGTCCTCAGTTTTGTTCTGAAAGAGAATGAAACTGGAGAAGTCAAC TGGCATGCCTTCTCCATGCCTGAGTTGAAGAACTTCATGCGCATTCTGCAGCGTGAAGAGGAGGAACACGTCAAGCAGATAGTGCAGCGGTACGCTCTGGCCCGCACTAAGATGCAGGAGGCTCTGGCTGGCTCGACCCCCGGCTGA
- the LOC139282602 gene encoding ras association domain-containing protein 1-like isoform X4, which produces MTNAATSSDKTPSFEMTWGSSTSSGYCSEEDPDSEFEQYFTARTSFFPKTRKANDEQIEWGKQELTTADIQQKVKEYNAQINSNLFMNMNKDGSYTGFIKVQFKLVRPVSVPPPKKGGHDAGGRRASGVKRRTSFYLPKDASKHLHISSRTSAREVIEALLKKFTVVDNPGKFALFERSERHDQVYVRKLSDDERPLRLRLCAGPNEKVLSFVLKENETGEVNWHAFSMPELKNFMRILQREEEEHVKQIVQRYALARTKMQEALAGSTPG; this is translated from the exons ATGACAAACGCGGCTACTAGTTCAGACAAAACTCCCTCCTTCGAGATGACTTGGGGCAGCTCCACCAGCAGCGGCTACTGCAGCGAGGAGGACCCCGACTCCGAGTTTGAGCAGTACTTCACCGCCCGGACATCTTTCTTCCCCAAAACCCGGAAAGCTAAC GATGAACAAATTGAATGGGGAAAGCAGGAGTTGACGACTGCAGATATTCAGCAGAAGGTGAAGGAATACAATGCTCAAATCAACAGCAATCTGTTCATGAACATG aACAAGGATGGTTCCTACACTGGCTTCATAAAGGTGCAGTTCAAGTTGGTGCGGCCTGTGTCAGTTCCACCTCCAAAGAAAGGAGGTCACGAtgctggagggaggagggctAGCGGAGTGAAGCGCCGCACCTCTTTCTACCTGCCAAAGGATGCATCCAAGCACCTGCACATAAGCTCCCGCACATCTGCTCGCGAGGTCATCGAGGCTCTGTTGAAAAAGTTTACTGTGGTAGACAATCCTGGAAAGTTTGCTCTGTTTGAGCGTAGCGAGCGCCATGACCAAG TATATGTTCGCAAGCTGTCTGATGATGAGCGTCCCCTCCGCCTGCGTCTGTGTGCTGGGCCCAATGAGAAAGTCCTCAGTTTTGTTCTGAAAGAGAATGAAACTGGAGAAGTCAAC TGGCATGCCTTCTCCATGCCTGAGTTGAAGAACTTCATGCGCATTCTGCAGCGTGAAGAGGAGGAACACGTCAAGCAGATAGTGCAGCGGTACGCTCTGGCCCGCACTAAGATGCAGGAGGCTCTGGCTGGCTCGACCCCCGGCTGA
- the zmynd10 gene encoding zinc finger MYND domain-containing protein 10, which translates to MDTSVVLPAEAEGFVQSLETFSLKEVGSSRWFRQHEYIEKLNMQAILNASAVHDEFVKELLVSHGKIPVLVHEMILVEVWKQKVFPVFCQLQDFNPKNTFHLYMVIHHEATIINLLETIMFHKDSCEAADDSVLDLVDYCHRKLTLLASKATREGVTTRDQHNLTGKAVVSSIEELQMQSAALEFEITLKTASVLRYITDHTESISVINRMLCTHNMPCVLVQLIDCCPWSRCREGTVEKYINGRWQKIPVEDRLKMTKLDGQVWISLYNLLLKEDCQRKYDFNSFNKNQLLKLRGFLTEVLIDQLPNLVELQRYLAHLAVIDPGPPKKELILEQIPEMWNHIVRDNSGKWKAIAKYQVKETFNPSESDLRLQAQRLAQTYNLDVMESLLPEKPKCGSCGEEAAKRCSRCQGEWYCHRECQVKHWPKHKKACQLMAEATEKMQRDLHISS; encoded by the exons ATGGACACGTCGGTCGTTTTGCCTGCCGAAGCAGAGGGATTTGTTCAAAGTCTGGAAACTTTCTCTCTCAAAGAGGTGGGCTCCTCGAG GTGGTTCAGACAGCACGAGTACATCGAGAAACTCAACATGCAGGCGATACTGAATGCTTCTGCTGTGCATGATGAGTTTGTAAAGGAGCTCCTGGTATCACATGGGAAG ATACCTGTTCTGGTCCATGAAATGATCCTTGTCGAAGTGTGGAAGCAAAAAGTGTTCCCTGTCTTTTGTCAGCTGCAGGACTTTAatccaaaaaacacatttcatctttACATGGTG ATCCATCACGAAGCCACCATCATAAACCTACTTGAAACGATAATGTTTCATAAG GATTCATGTGAGGCAGCGGATGACTCTGTCCTTGACTTAGTGGATTACTGCCACCGCAAACTCACCCTGCTGGCCAGCAAAGCGACCAGGGAGGGCGTGACGACTCGTGACCAACACAACCTGACAGGGAAGGCCGTTGTATCCTCTATAGAG GAGTTGCAGATGCAGAGTGCTGCGCTGGAGTTTGAAATCACCCTGAAGACCGCCTCCGTGCTGCGCTACATCACCGATCACACCGAGAG CATCAGTGTTATCAATCGCATGCTGTGCACCCATAACATGCCTTGTGTACTGGTTCAGCTGATTGACTGCTGCCCTTGGAGTCGCTGTAGAGAAG GTACGgtagaaaaatacataaatggcAGATGGCAGAAGATTCCTGTTGAGGACCGTTTGAAGATGACAAAACTAGATGGTCAGGTCTGGATTTCCCTTTAcaatctgctgctgaaggaaGACTGCCAACGGAAATATGACTTCAACAGTTTCAACAAGAACCAGCTTCTAAAG CTCCGAGGTTTCTTGACAGAAGTGTTGATTGATCAACTGCCAAACCTGGTGGAGCTGCAGCGTTACCTGGCTCACCTTGCTGTTATAGACCCCGGCCCACCAAAAAAAGAACTCATTTTAGAACAG ATCCCAGAGATGTGGAACCACATTGTGAGAGACAATTCTGGGAAGTGGAAGGCAATAGCAAAGTATCAAGTCAAAGAAACTTTCAACCCATCTGAAAGCGACCTGAGGCTACAGGCACAGAG GTTGGCCCAGACGTACAACTTGGATGTGATGGAGAGTTTACTCCCTGAGAAGCCAAAGTGTGGATCCTGTGGGGAAGAGGCTGCAAAGAGATGTTCTCGATGTCAGGGAGAATGGTACTGTCACAG AGAATGTCAGGTGAAGCACTGGCCTAAACACAAGAAAGCCTGCCAGCTTATGGCTGAGGCCACCGAAAAGATGCAGAGGGACCTGCACATCAGCAGCtaa
- the nprl2 gene encoding GATOR1 complex protein NPRL2 translates to MMGMTNRIECIFFSEFHPTLGPKITYQVPEEYISRELFDTVQVYIITKPELQNKLITVTAMGKKLIGCPVCIEHKKYSRNALLFNLGLVCDAQTNTCALEPIVKKLSGYLTTLELESGFISNEESKQKLLPIMSTLLEELNATGACTLPIDESNTIHLKLIQLRKDPPIVQEYDVPVFTQCKDHFIKSQWDLTTQQILPYIDGFRHIQKISAEADVELNLVRIAVQNLLYYGVVTLVSIFQYSNVYCTTPKVQSLIDDKSIQEECLNYVTKQGQKRASLRDVFQLYCGLSPGTTVRDLCSRYSQQLQRVDERRLIQFGLMKTLIRRLQKYPVKVIRDERSRPPRLYTGCHSYDEICCKTGISYQELDERLENDPNIVVCWK, encoded by the exons ATGATGGGCATGACCAATCGAATAGAGTGTATATTTTTCAGTGAGTTTCACCCCACCCTGGGTCCAAAAATAACATATCAG GTCCCAGAGGAATACATTTCACGGGAGCTCTTTGACACAGTTCAGGTTTATATTATCACCAAGCCagaactgcaaaacaaattaataacAGT cacTGCCATGGGAAAAAAGTTAATCGGGTGTCCTGTGTGCATCGAACATAAAAAGTACAGCCGAAATGCCCTCCTGTTCAACCTTGGCCTCGTTTGTGATGCCCAGACCAACACGTGTGCCCTCGAGCCAATTGTGAAGAAGCTGTCTGGGTACCTCACAACTCTGGAG CTGGAGAGTGGCTTTATATCCAATGAGGAGAGCAAGCAGAAACTTTTACCCATTATGTCGACCTTGTTGGAAGAACTTAATGCCACAGGAGCCTGCACCTTACCTATCG aTGAGTCCAACACCATCCACCTAAAGCTGATCCAGCTGCGAAAGGACCCCCCGATTGTCCAGGAGTACGACGTGCCCGTCTTCACCCAGTGCAAAGACCATTTTATCAAATCTCAGTGGGATCTCACCACCCAACAG ATCCTGCCCTATATCGATGGATTTAGACACATCCAAAAAATTTCTGCTGAAGCGGATGTAGAGCTGAATCTTGTTCGCATTGCTGTGCAGAATCTACT GTACTATGGTGTTGTGACCTTGGTGTCAATATTCCAG TACTCTAATGTGTATTGTACCACCCCGAAAGTCCAGAGCCTCATAGATGACAAGTCTATTCAGGAGGAGTGCCTCAACTACGTCACAAAGCAGG GTCAGAAACGTGCCAGTCTGAGAGATGTGTTCCAGCTCTACTGTGGTCTGAGTCCAGGCACCACAGTCAGAGACCTTTGTTCTCGCTACTCGCAGCAGCTTCAAAGGGTTGATGAGAG GAGGCTGATCCAATTCGGACTGATGAAGACTCTTATTCGACGACTGCAGAAATATCCGGTGAAGGTGATCCGCGATGAGAGGAGCAGGCCGCCTCGACTCTACACCGGCTGCCATAGTTATGATGAGATCTGCTGCAAAACAG GGATCAGTTATCAGGAGCTGGACGAACGTTTGGAAAATGATCCCAACATCGTGGTGTGCTGGAAGTGA
- the hyal1 gene encoding hyaluronidase-1 encodes MSSFPPEVLLFFRLISLVSGLQFAPSSLSQVPFLTVWNAPTASCLSQYGVDLDLGTFSIVQNQNQTFMGENITIFYAEKLGLYPRYVGRAEAVNGGVPQNASLDEHLRVASEDIRTCIPDRVFQGLAVVDWESWRPVWERNWDSKQVYWEGSRALVRSRHPDWTPAQVDAAARVEFEEAGRKFMEETLKLGQQERPNGLWGYYGFPNCYNYYSDKNTNYTGECPAVEVKRNDELSWLWNVSSALYPDIYISLNLRDLDREVLLYTHHRILEAMRAGAQQTPSTPPVFPYARIVYTYTLDFLSQEHLVYTIGESAALGSAGVVLWGDHAFSKSKATCDAVKSYIDETLGSYLVNVTSAAALCSQTLCSAQGRCQRRNPDSRAYLHLDAATWKVVSEKRPEGGQNYRVLGEMGTREVTLMKSKFQCKCFPGWEGESCSKPIQV; translated from the exons ATGAGTTCCTTTCCTCCTGAAGTGCTGCTCTTCTTTAGACTGATCAGCCTTGTTTCAGGGCTGCAGTTTGCACCATCGTCTCTTTCCCAGGTGCCTTTCCTCACAGTGTGGAACGCCCCCACTGCCAGCTGTCTCTCTCAATATGGCGTGGACCTCGACTTGGGCACATTCAGCATTGTCCAGAACCAGAACCAAACCTTTATGGGGGAAAACATAACGATCTTTTACGCTGAAAAGCTCGGCCTGTATCCAAGGTACGTCGGCCGAGCGGAGGCTGTCAATGGTGGGGTGCCGCAGAACGCCAGTCTTGATGAACACCTCAGAGTTGCCTCTGAAGATATCCGCACCTGTATCCCTGATAGGGTTTTTCAGGGCCTGGCTGTGGTGGACTGGGAGAGCTGGAGGCCTGTATGGGAGAGAAACTGGGACAGTAAGCAGGTGTACTGGGAGGGGTCAAGAGCTCTGGTGAGGTCCAGGCATCCAGACTGGACCCCTGCGCAGGTAGACGCTGCAGCACGGGTGGAGTTTGAGGAAGCTGGGAGGAAGTTCATGGAGGAAACGCTGAAACTGGGACAACAGGAAAGACCAAATGGGCTGTGGGGTTATTATGGTTTCCCCAactgctacaactactacagcgacaaaaacacaaactacacagGAGAGTGTCCAGCTGTGGAGGTGAAGAGGAACGACGAGCTGTCCTGGTTGTGGAacgtctcctctgctctgtatCCTGACATCTACATCAGCCTCAACCTGCGAGACCTTGACAGAGAAGTGCTCCTCTACACTCACCACCGCATCCTGGAGGCCATGAGAGCAGGAGCTCAGCAGACTCCATCAACACCGCCCGTGTTCCCGTACGCTCGCATCGTCTACACGTACACGTTAGATTTCCTCTCTCAG GAGCACCTGGTCTACACCATTGGAGAGAGTGCTGCACTGGGATCTGCAGGGGTGGTGCTCTGGGGCGACCATGCCTTCTCCAAATCTAAG GCCACTTGTGACGCCGTCAAATCCTACATCGACGAGACTCTGGGTTCTTACCTGGTGAACGTGACGTCAGCGGCCGCTCTTTGCAGCCAGACCTTGTGCTCCGCTCAGGGAAGATGCCAGAGGAGGAACCCGGACTCAAGGGCTTACCTCCACCTCGACGCTGCCACGTGGAAAGTGGTGTCTGAGAAGAGACCAGAGGGGGGGCAGAACTACAGGGTTTTAGGAGAGATGGGAACACGTGAGGTGACGCTCATGAAGTCTAAGTTTCAGTGCAAGTGTTTCCCCGGGTGGGAAGGTGAGAGCTGCTCCAAACCGATTCAGGTATAA
- the LOC139282602 gene encoding ras association domain-containing protein 1-like isoform X3, translated as MTNAATSSDKTPSFEMTWGSSTSSGYCSEEDPDSEFEQYFTARTSFFPKTRKANVNANDEQIEWGKQELTTADIQQKVKEYNAQINSNLFMNMNKDGSYTGFIKVQFKLVRPVSVPPPKKGGHDAGGRRASGVKRRTSFYLPKDASKHLHISSRTSAREVIEALLKKFTVVDNPGKFALFERSERHDQVYVRKLSDDERPLRLRLCAGPNEKVLSFVLKENETGEVNWHAFSMPELKNFMRILQREEEEHVKQIVQRYALARTKMQEALAGSTPG; from the exons ATGACAAACGCGGCTACTAGTTCAGACAAAACTCCCTCCTTCGAGATGACTTGGGGCAGCTCCACCAGCAGCGGCTACTGCAGCGAGGAGGACCCCGACTCCGAGTTTGAGCAGTACTTCACCGCCCGGACATCTTTCTTCCCCAAAACCCGGAAAGCTAACGTTAATGCTAAC GATGAACAAATTGAATGGGGAAAGCAGGAGTTGACGACTGCAGATATTCAGCAGAAGGTGAAGGAATACAATGCTCAAATCAACAGCAATCTGTTCATGAACATG aACAAGGATGGTTCCTACACTGGCTTCATAAAGGTGCAGTTCAAGTTGGTGCGGCCTGTGTCAGTTCCACCTCCAAAGAAAGGAGGTCACGAtgctggagggaggagggctAGCGGAGTGAAGCGCCGCACCTCTTTCTACCTGCCAAAGGATGCATCCAAGCACCTGCACATAAGCTCCCGCACATCTGCTCGCGAGGTCATCGAGGCTCTGTTGAAAAAGTTTACTGTGGTAGACAATCCTGGAAAGTTTGCTCTGTTTGAGCGTAGCGAGCGCCATGACCAAG TATATGTTCGCAAGCTGTCTGATGATGAGCGTCCCCTCCGCCTGCGTCTGTGTGCTGGGCCCAATGAGAAAGTCCTCAGTTTTGTTCTGAAAGAGAATGAAACTGGAGAAGTCAAC TGGCATGCCTTCTCCATGCCTGAGTTGAAGAACTTCATGCGCATTCTGCAGCGTGAAGAGGAGGAACACGTCAAGCAGATAGTGCAGCGGTACGCTCTGGCCCGCACTAAGATGCAGGAGGCTCTGGCTGGCTCGACCCCCGGCTGA
- the hyal2a gene encoding hyaluronidase-2, which produces MLCWTLPDWKVLLLIVLLWGDRLCALGLKPTRWPLYSQKPLLLAWNAPTEDCAPRHGIRFQLDLFQIVASPNEAFVRQNLTIFYKDRLGLYPHFEPDETPVNGGLPQVASLTQHLEKMPGAVQKYIREPEAKGLAVIDWEEWRPLWIRNWETKDVYRRHSRELVRQKNPTWPPEQVAKVAQQEFEMSARKFMLETLRHAKNLRPNQLWGFYLFPDCYNHDYRRTLENYTGRCPDVEVARNERLKWLWTESTALFPSIYMGTVLRSSASGRQFVRNRVKEGMRLASSGDGLARPVFVYTRPTYANSLEQLTETDLVSTIGESVALGAAGIIMWGEAAYASSKRSCSDLDEYLRGPLSQYLLNVSTAAELCSQTLCASHGRCLRKNPDSDVYLHLNPLNHSIVEQSGKPTVTGELGEAEKARFQTGFQCQCYSGYQGEGCDQTDPLHQRGTASQSLASALHCVILLIISLLLC; this is translated from the exons ATGTTGTGCTGGACTCTGCCTGACTGGAAAGTACTGCTGCTGATTGTGCTGCTGTGGGGGGACCGCCTCTGTGCTTTGGGACTGAAACCCACGAGATGGCCACTGTATTCCCAAAAGCCTCTGCTCCTCGCCTGGAATGCCCCTACTGAGGACTGTGCCCCGCGGCATGGTATTCGCTTTCAGCTAGACCTCTTCCAGATCGTGGCCTCTCCCAATGAGGCCTTTGTTAGACAGAACCTCACCATCTTCTACAAGGACCGCTTGGGCTTGTACCCCCACTTTGAACCAGATGAAACGCCAGTGAACGGGGGGCTGCCGCAGGTGGCCAGCCTCACACAGCACCTGGAGAAGATGCCGGGGGCAGTGCAGAAGTATATACGGGAACCAGAGGCCAAGGGTCTGGCGGTTATTGACTGGGAGGAGTGGCGCCCACTCTGGATTCGTAACTGGGAAACCAAAGATGTTTACCGCAGACATTCTCGTGAGTTGGTGCGTCAGAAGAACCCAACATGGCCTCCGGAGCAGGTGGCAAAAGTGGCCCAGCAGGAGTTTGAGATGTCTGCCAGGAAGTTCATGCTGGAGACGCTGAGGCACGCCAAGAACCTGAGGCCCAACCAGCTGTGGGGTTTCTACCTGTTCCCAGACTGCTACAATCATGACTACAGGCGCACTCTGGAGAACTACACGGGCCGCTGTCCCGACGTGGAAGTGGCCCGCAACGAGCGGCTGAAGTGGTTGTGGACTGAGAGCACGGCCCTCTTCCCCTCCATCTACATGGGCACCGTGCTGCGTTCCTCGGCCTCCGGACGGCAGTTTGTGCGGAACCGAGTGAAGGAGGGGATGCGTTTGGCATCATCAGGCGATGGGTTGGCACGTCCTGTCTTTGTGTACACCCGGCCCACCTACGCCAACTCCCTGGAACAGCTGACCGAG ACCGACCTCGTCTCCACCATCGGAGAGAGTGTGGCTTTGGGAGCAGCTGGAATCATCATGTGGGGCGAAGCAGCGTATGCAAGCAGCAAA agAAGCTGCTCCGACTTGGATGAGTATCTGCGAGGTCCGCTGAGTCAATACCTCCTCAACGTCTCCACGGCAGCAGAGCTATGCAGCCAGACCTTGTGTGCTTCTCACGGCCGCTGTCTGCGCAAAAATCCAGACAGCGATGTTTACTTGCATCTGAACCCCCTCAATCACAGTATCGTCGAGCAGAGCGGCAAGCCGACCGTCACCGGTGAGCTTGGCGAGGCAGAGAAGGCGAGATTTCAGACGGGGTTTCAGTGCCAGTGCTACAGCGGCTATCAGGGAGAGGGCTGCGATCAGACAGACCCTCTACACCAAAGAGGGACGGCATCTCAAAGTCTGGCATCAGCACTGCATTGTGTGATCTTACTGATtatctctctgctcctctgttaa